Genomic DNA from Haloarcula marina:
CGAGCAGGAACGACGCGCCGACGGCGGCCCCGCCGGTGGTCAGAAACAGCCACGTCGGAATCGTCAGCGACTCGCGGGCCCCGGCGGCGAGGCTCCCGCCGTGGGCGCTCGCCGTGCCGACGACGAGGAGCAGGGCGGCCGCCCCCGAGACGACGCCCGCGAGGCGTCGGTGTGCTGTCATCGGTTGCCGTAGGTGACTCCGGTCCGTGTACTTTCCGACATCTTCACGGGCACCCGCGTGAGCGCGCCGGACCGAATTGGATGGGCTTTTAGTAATCGCTTCGTAAGGAGTCGATATGAGCCAGATAGAAGAACACACCGAGGGCGGACACGGGGAGCACCACCTCCCGGCGACGGAGGACTGGCCTCGCGGATTCGGCGAGGCGAGTTGGTGGCCCTTCGTTACGGCAATCGGTGGTTCGGGCATCTACGTCGGGATGGCGCTGCTCGTCCTCTCCATGGGCGAGAACGCGCTCGTGAGTACGACCATCGGGGCCGGAGCGACCGTCGCCAGCGTCGGCCTGTTCCTCGTCGGCATCTACGGCTGGCTATACCACGCCTTCGTCTCGGACTTCTGGGAGCGCGGGACGAACCACCACTCCGAACGGACGCTGAAGTTCGCGATGCTCCTCTTCCTCGGTTCGGAAGTCGCGACGTTCGGCGCGGGGTTCATCTACTACTTCATGGTCCGGGGGACGGACGTGTGGCTCGATGCGGCGATTCCCGAAGTGTGGGGCTCGCTCGTCGTCGTCAACACCGTCATCCTGCTCATTAGCTCGGTGACGCTGCACTACAGTCACATCGCGCTCCTCAAC
This window encodes:
- a CDS encoding cytochrome c oxidase subunit 3, with amino-acid sequence MSQIEEHTEGGHGEHHLPATEDWPRGFGEASWWPFVTAIGGSGIYVGMALLVLSMGENALVSTTIGAGATVASVGLFLVGIYGWLYHAFVSDFWERGTNHHSERTLKFAMLLFLGSEVATFGAGFIYYFMVRGTDVWLDAAIPEVWGSLVVVNTVILLISSVTLHYSHIALLNGNRSRFMKLLGTTLLLGAVFIAGQVYEYYEFIVHEQFTITEGIYGSAFYGLTGLHGLHVSMGAVLLAIVFVRAYYGQYSPERHTSVSTASMYWHFVDVVWVFLVVVLYMGANLV